Genomic DNA from Molothrus aeneus isolate 106 chromosome Z, BPBGC_Maene_1.0, whole genome shotgun sequence:
CACTCCTCAAGGACAGCAGGAAGACACCTGTGAAAGAGTAGAAGTGCACAACTCCATGCCAGGTGCTTTCACTGTAGACTTATCTTTTGAAATGGCAGAAAAGTCAAGCCCAGAGTGGAATATATTAGTTCCCCAAACTGCACTTATCCCAGATATTTTACAGGATAACACACAAGGAAGTAATCAGCAGTTTTCAGTGGAACCTGACCTGTGGACTAATGCTGAGGAGATTGTCACTTTGAAATCAGATGGTGAAAATCCTGATATTTTAAGTCACTGTGACCAAGACAATGGTTCAGAGTCATCAAGCAGTCCTGATGTGTGCCAGGAATATGGAGCTAAGCATGCCTCTATCCCATCTTCTCAGGTTGCAGTGGAGCCTGAAGACAAAGACAGTCAGCCAATTCATACAAAATCAAATGTGAATAAAGAGACAGATTTTGACTCAAAGTGTCAGTTAGTAATGCAGAATGAGATGCACTCTGAAAATGGTAGCCCCCAGGACTATGAACCAGTAAAGGCCAGTGAATTCTATCAGCTTATCTCTTCTAATCCTCAGGAGCCTCCTGAATTAGCAATTCCAGAAGAATACAGTCTAGAAAATAAGCTGGTTTTTGACCCTGTTCAGTCAACTGAAATTGCCAGTGAAGTTATAAAAGTGACATCCTCATATGTGAAAGACATGTTCCATGGAAATTTCACTAATGCAAGCCATCAAGGAGCACCAACTGATACAGCTCAAATAGCGACCTCTCAAATGCATTTGCTTCCTATGGATTTCAATCAACCTGACAGGGAAGAAcaaagtttaaaagaaattagTGCCTTGGGTGAAGTTGTAAAATATTCTGGTATTGATCATACAGCAATAACTGGTGTTGAGCTAGATAGGTCAGAAGAATGTGTAGATGACTCTGACACAGGGATAGAACATAGTATGAGGGACACCTCAGTGACTAATGGCCTGGGAGGCACACGTGGTGGAATGAGCATACTGACACTGCTAGGCAGtgaggcagcagaagggaagtCAGAGGATGAACGGACATTCTTTCCCAAGTCCTTTCTACCTGGTGGTAATGAAGGTGATGAATCTGATTCAAATAATGAACTGTTTGATGACACAGCAAAAGAATATGAAGCCGTAATTGAAAATTATGTTCCTGTGCTTAAGGAAATACCCAGTGACCAATCACCAACGGTGTGTActcctccatcttctgcatCTTTTGATGCTGAACCCTCTGGCAGCAGTGAGAATGCAAATGGTGAGCTCTGGTTACAGCAGCCATTTTATGACAGTGTTTCTTTGGAAAAACGATTgccactgccagctcctctggaaGGTGCAGAGGGCATCCTAATGACTGAAGATAAGGTGTTTGAGACATCCACAAAGTGTCTTGAGGAAAATCACACGTCAGTACCGTCGCTCTCCATGTCTGAAGTAACTCCCCCAGATTCTGATTTCTTGacaggaaaatctgaaaaagaaacaaccgATCCTGACTCACCACAAGGTGGAGATAGAAGATCATGTGATGGTAAGAAAATCTGCTTTCCAGGGCAAAAACATAGAACAGCGAAAGGAGGAAGTATTTCTATGAAGCCTATGAGGAGGAGGCTTTGAGGGAAGTGAGATGTTTGTGTGTCTCCCTAATGTGCAGAACATTTATTGTGGAAAGAGCTCTAGTGTCATTCTCTCAgatgatgccttgagaggctaccTGGAACAGGGGTTAGACAGAggtaaaggaataaagtaggtatttattaaaaggccttcaaaggattcatcttgggcagtacaagagcctggccagggctacacccaagatggacccaagatggacccacgTGTTTtcacaaaactttaaaaagttttggtccatttacattttggggttaattgtccaattacagcttcaggttatgaagtcctATCCACTCCTCTCCTCAGTTTGCTGTTGTTgacactttttgggcctgaggCTGTAACTgaggtgtccttggttctcaggctggaaaaggattgttttgtctaactgagctgtgaagagaacttgctgACACTTTATATAGAGTTCAGAGCTGTATACTAATGCActacagaatctggaaaatatgaaagctaaaactttaGGCATCACAGGCAGATCTAAAGCTTTTGAACACTGAAGTAGTAATATAATTTCTGTTGTTTGTGCAGGGCCTAGCCTATGGGACACTGAATTGTTTGTGCCTTGGGGATGATTGCCGTGTTAATGTGTAACCTTTAACAAtaatgatgatggtgatgatgttATAAAATTCAAGTACACATTaacagagcaaagcaaaatgaaaagtgCTTTATCTCACAGTACTGATTAAAGCATACTATGGTGACTAAATCAGTAatatagaaattaaaaagagtttctctttgcctgTTCTTTTAGAAGCTGGCACTAGCTCCCTACTATGTAgagaagagaagctgagaaattCCCAGAAGAGCCCTGAACTGGAAAGTACAGACAGTAAAGAAGATGTGAGGATGCAGGTGCTCCCAACTTCACTGGAGATGGATTACATCCTTGttactgaggaagaaaaaacacctGCAACAAATGATACCCTTGaaagaagcaaaattaattttgcatttcaagAATCCCATGAAGACTTTTCACCAGGCTCCTTGGATGCCTTTCAGGCAATATCCATttcaaatgaaagcaaagaTCATCTTGTTGCTGGGACTGGATGGGACGCTGTTCActtagaagagaaaaattcttCTGCTGTGCCTCAGAAGCTGGATGGTGAAAGGAAATCACAGGAAAGCTCTGGGCAAGACGAGGGTTGGATTATATTGGGACAAAATGAAATAAGTGACATATCACCTGAAGAAATTTCTGCCAAGACAGAGATGCCAAAATCAGGGTCCGGACATCCTGGTGAAGAACTGGCATCTGTTGTAGCGCAGGAATTGATTCTTGACACTTGGACAGAATTTCAGGTAGAAACTCCCCTTCAGAAATCTTTTGAACATGAAAGCTGTTCTCCTTCAGatggcctggctgct
This window encodes:
- the PRUNE2 gene encoding protein prune homolog 2 isoform X4 yields the protein MPGAFTVDLSFEMAEKSSPEWNILVPQTALIPDILQDNTQGSNQQFSVEPDLWTNAEEIVTLKSDGENPDILSHCDQDNGSESSSSPDVCQEYGAKHASIPSSQVAVEPEDKDSQPIHTKSNVNKETDFDSKCQLVMQNEMHSENGSPQDYEPVKASEFYQLISSNPQEPPELAIPEEYSLENKLVFDPVQSTEIASEVIKVTSSYVKDMFHGNFTNASHQGAPTDTAQIATSQMHLLPMDFNQPDREEQSLKEISALGEVVKYSGIDHTAITGVELDRSEECVDDSDTGIEHSMRDTSVTNGLGGTRGGMSILTLLGSEAAEGKSEDERTFFPKSFLPGGNEGDESDSNNELFDDTAKEYEAVIENYVPVLKEIPSDQSPTVCTPPSSASFDAEPSGSSENANGELWLQQPFYDSVSLEKRLPLPAPLEGAEGILMTEDKVFETSTKCLEENHTSVPSLSMSEVTPPDSDFLTGKSEKETTDPDSPQGGDRRSCDEAGTSSLLCREEKLRNSQKSPELESTDSKEDVRMQVLPTSLEMDYILVTEEEKTPATNDTLERSKINFAFQESHEDFSPGSLDAFQAISISNESKDHLVAGTGWDAVHLEEKNSSAVPQKLDGERKSQESSGQDEGWIILGQNEISDISPEEISAKTEMPKSGSGHPGEELASVVAQELILDTWTEFQVETPLQKSFEHESCSPSDGLAAENVSLGIAGTPELQVVGGDSIWEAHSQQRIGNNVATEQEMKEEMVLLNSDRELNQKSGLVQEDVGMDIPLAEGVQSPSSAEMRPEPPNSLDLNGSQPRRIKLTAPNINLSLDQSEGSILSDDNLDTPDEIDINVDDLDTPDEADSFEYAGQEEQTAAKDASQEESESIPEYSAEEEREDNRLWRTVVIGEQEQRIDMRVIEPYKKVISHGGYYGDGLNAIIVFAACFLPDSSRADYNYVMENLFLYVISTLELMVAEDYMIVYLNGATPRRRMPGLGWMKKCYQMIDRRLRKNLKSFIIVHPSWFIRTILAVTRPFISSKFSSKIQYVNTLAELREMIPMEYVHIPDSIVKLDEELREASETAKTSCLSNDPEMASVEQEIDMTMK
- the PRUNE2 gene encoding protein prune homolog 2 isoform X5, which translates into the protein MPGAFTVDLSFEMAEKSSPEWNILVPQTALIPDILQDNTQGSNQQFSVEPDLWTNAEEIVTLKSDGENPDILSHCDQDNGSESSSSPDVCQEYGAKHASIPSSQVAVEPEDKDSQPIHTKSNVNKETDFDSKCQLVMQNEMHSENGSPQDYEPVKASEFYQLISSNPQEPPELAIPEEYSLENKLVFDPVQSTEIASEVIKVTSSYVKDMFHGNFTNASHQGAPTDTAQIATSQMHLLPMDFNQPDREEQSLKEISALGEVVKYSGIDHTAITGVELDRSEECVDDSDTGIEHSMRDTSVTNGLGGTRGGMSILTLLGSEAAEGKSEDERTFFPKSFLPGGNEGDESDSNNELFDDTAKEYEAVIENYVPVLKEIPSDQSPTVCTPPSSASFDAEPSGSSENANGELWLQQPFYDSVSLEKRLPLPAPLEGAEGILMTEDKVFETSTKCLEENHTSVPSLSMSEVTPPDSDFLTGKSEKETTDPDSPQGGDRRSCDEAGTSSLLCREEKLRNSQKSPELESTDSKEDVRMQVLPTSLEMDYILVTEEEKTPATNDTLERSKINFAFQESHEDFSPGSLDAFQAISISNESKDHLVAGTGWDAVHLEEKNSSAVPQKLDGERKSQESSGQDEGWIILGQNEISDISPEEISAKTEMPKSGSGHPGEELASVVAQELILDTWTEFQVETPLQKSFEHESCSPSDGLAAENVSLGIAGTPELQVVGGDSIWEAHSQQRIGNNVATEQEMKEEMVLLNSDRELNQKSGLVQEDVGMDIPLAEGVQSPSSAEMRPEPPNSLDLNGSQPRRIKLTAPNINLSLDQSEGSILSDDNLDTPDEIDINVDDLDTPDEADSFEYAGQEQTAAKDASQEESESIPEYSAEEEREDNRLWRTVVIGEQEQRIDMRVIEPYKKVISHGGYYGDGLNAIIVFAACFLPDSSRADYNYVMENLFLYVISTLELMVAEDYMIVYLNGATPRRRMPGLGWMKKCYQMIDRRLRKNLKSFIIVHPSWFIRTILAVTRPFISSKFSSKIQYVNTLAELREMIPMEYVHIPDSIVKLDEELREASETAKTSCLSNDPEMASVEQEIDMTMK